The Microbacterium foliorum genome has a window encoding:
- a CDS encoding S8 family peptidase: protein MEQPAGWTWQDRAEGSIRRGTALDPSIEPVGGVRAFPTAYLQDRLLITQDQDDDQEGYDREIKELQEAAGTFGWTLELEPDDDAVVRGPLAPGVPGFLRAQLTTPDEPTRGESPVPPDAWRVLQRARRSSRTSMPRTSLEHVLSIDPVGLNPFSRTNPFSRTNPFSRTNPVRGAGAGGSDDYLEPGRGARQPVAWVGAAPQRAAAPKRGRRPVVAVLDTGCGVHDWLPDDVVTRHIELDGVPVGLTDDADPERYPDLYGQLDGEIDAVAGHGTFIAGIIRQAAPDADILSIRMAGALGVIDESTFLTTVAQVVELLRRHREDPKTGHPIDVLNLSLGYYHETPVDGLFSRTLHALLTTARQLGCVVVCSAGNDAIDRPSFPASLWSWPGADNGIPRDRDAPHVSVGALNPSARSVALFSNVGPWVQTYAPGAAVVSTSPAFVGGEQASTRADVEGLRRETIDPDDYRGGFAIWSGTSFSAPYVAGRVAAELGTVPTQGVTPAAAAKAVAAVLKTLPTPVERG from the coding sequence ATGGAACAGCCCGCGGGATGGACCTGGCAGGACAGAGCGGAAGGATCGATCAGGCGCGGCACGGCGCTCGATCCCTCGATCGAACCGGTGGGCGGGGTCAGAGCGTTCCCGACCGCCTATCTGCAGGATCGACTGCTGATCACGCAGGATCAGGACGACGATCAGGAGGGCTACGACCGGGAGATCAAGGAGCTGCAGGAGGCCGCGGGAACGTTCGGGTGGACCCTCGAGCTCGAACCCGACGACGATGCCGTCGTCCGAGGCCCGCTGGCGCCGGGAGTCCCCGGATTCCTGCGCGCACAGCTGACCACCCCCGACGAACCCACCCGCGGCGAGTCACCGGTCCCTCCCGACGCATGGCGCGTCCTGCAGCGCGCACGGCGCAGCTCCCGCACATCGATGCCGCGAACCAGCCTCGAGCACGTGCTGTCGATCGACCCGGTGGGGCTCAATCCGTTCAGTCGCACGAATCCCTTCAGCCGCACCAACCCGTTCAGCCGCACCAACCCGGTGCGCGGTGCGGGTGCCGGCGGCAGCGATGACTACCTCGAGCCCGGGCGCGGTGCGCGGCAGCCGGTGGCCTGGGTGGGAGCGGCGCCGCAGCGCGCGGCGGCCCCGAAGCGCGGACGCCGCCCCGTCGTGGCCGTGCTCGACACCGGATGCGGTGTGCACGACTGGCTGCCGGATGACGTGGTGACCCGACACATCGAGCTCGACGGTGTTCCGGTCGGCCTCACCGACGACGCCGACCCCGAGCGGTACCCCGACCTGTACGGGCAGCTCGACGGTGAGATCGACGCCGTCGCCGGGCACGGCACCTTCATCGCCGGCATCATCCGCCAGGCGGCACCGGATGCCGACATCCTGTCGATCCGCATGGCCGGGGCGCTCGGGGTGATCGACGAGAGCACGTTCCTCACCACGGTCGCGCAGGTCGTGGAACTGCTGCGGCGCCACCGTGAGGACCCGAAGACCGGGCATCCGATCGACGTGCTGAATCTGTCGCTCGGGTACTACCACGAGACGCCGGTCGACGGACTGTTCAGCCGGACCCTGCATGCGCTGCTCACCACGGCGCGGCAGCTCGGATGCGTCGTCGTGTGCTCGGCGGGCAACGACGCGATCGACCGCCCCTCGTTCCCCGCCTCGCTGTGGTCGTGGCCGGGGGCCGACAACGGCATCCCCCGTGACCGCGATGCTCCGCATGTGTCGGTGGGCGCCCTCAACCCGTCGGCCCGCTCGGTCGCCCTGTTCTCGAACGTCGGGCCCTGGGTGCAGACGTACGCACCGGGTGCGGCCGTCGTCAGCACGTCTCCGGCGTTCGTCGGCGGCGAGCAGGCGAGCACCCGGGCGGACGTCGAGGGACTGCGCCGCGAGACGATCGATCCCGACGACTATCGGGGCGGCTTCGCGATCTGGAGCGGCACCTCGTTCTCGGCGCCCTACGTCGCGGGACGCGTCGCGGCCGAACTCGGAACGGTTCCGACGCAGGGGGTGACTCCTGCCGCCGCGGCGAAGGCGGTCGCAGCGGTGCTGAAGACGCTGCCGACGCCGGTCGAGCGGGGGTAG
- a CDS encoding RNA polymerase sigma factor has protein sequence MIDGAPDGAGLDPAPDDGAARWTRAAGHFDAWRDGDSRAMEDLVRLMTPVLWHVVRAYGLERTLAEDVIQTTWLQLVRGHRSISDPKAVSAWLTTTARREAWRAGKALNRLDTTEADALDALLPEQQSAEDHAAIGDESRRLWAAVQNLAERCQRLLRVIAFEERPDYARLAADLAMPVGSIGPTRQRCLAKLRDLLDTTPRMEGRS, from the coding sequence ATGATCGACGGCGCACCCGATGGCGCCGGCCTCGATCCTGCACCGGACGACGGAGCGGCGCGCTGGACGCGTGCCGCCGGCCACTTCGACGCATGGCGGGACGGCGACAGCCGCGCGATGGAAGACCTCGTGCGGCTGATGACCCCTGTCCTCTGGCATGTCGTGCGCGCCTACGGGCTCGAGCGCACGCTCGCCGAAGACGTCATCCAGACGACGTGGCTGCAGCTGGTCCGCGGCCACCGCTCGATCTCCGACCCGAAGGCCGTCTCCGCCTGGCTCACCACCACCGCCCGCCGAGAAGCCTGGCGCGCGGGCAAGGCACTCAACCGTCTCGACACGACGGAGGCGGATGCTCTCGACGCGCTCCTTCCCGAGCAGCAGTCGGCCGAAGACCATGCCGCGATCGGCGACGAGAGCCGGCGGCTGTGGGCGGCGGTGCAGAACCTCGCCGAACGCTGCCAGCGGCTGCTGCGAGTGATCGCCTTCGAAGAGCGCCCCGACTACGCCCGCCTCGCGGCCGATCTGGCGATGCCGGTGGGCAGCATCGGGCCGACCCGCCAGCGCTGCCTGGCGAAGCTGCGCGACCTGCTCGACACGACCCCACGGATGGAGGGACGCTCATGA
- a CDS encoding SCO4848 family membrane protein — protein MIALAVVLFLNAAFNVVVWPRFYKRVATDPRARDADGKATTFLKVHAVLIAIALVLALVSVLVGVAALTGAL, from the coding sequence GTGATCGCTCTCGCTGTCGTCCTGTTCCTCAATGCCGCCTTCAACGTGGTGGTGTGGCCCCGCTTCTACAAGCGCGTCGCGACCGACCCGCGGGCACGGGATGCCGACGGCAAGGCCACGACCTTCCTCAAGGTGCACGCCGTGCTGATCGCGATCGCCCTGGTGCTGGCTCTGGTCTCGGTGCTCGTCGGCGTCGCCGCACTCACCGGCGCACTCTGA
- a CDS encoding GyrI-like domain-containing protein, whose translation MSALEITEKPLHFVRLATLTQSVDTQPEVAAVVGPLFDRVADALLASGATPGMPIAEYDMDRHGVRITVGFTYDGPAIDGLVIVELPAVATAFTATHHGSMATIDESWGAVNAAITERGAEAVGPCREVYLQSESEDQADWITELQQPVSAG comes from the coding sequence ATGTCAGCCCTGGAGATCACCGAGAAGCCCCTTCATTTTGTCCGACTCGCGACCCTGACGCAGTCGGTCGACACGCAGCCCGAGGTCGCCGCGGTCGTCGGACCGCTGTTCGACCGCGTGGCCGACGCGCTTCTGGCATCCGGAGCGACGCCGGGGATGCCGATCGCCGAGTACGACATGGACCGTCACGGCGTGCGCATCACCGTCGGCTTCACGTACGACGGTCCCGCGATCGACGGCCTCGTGATCGTGGAGCTGCCCGCCGTGGCTACGGCCTTCACCGCCACCCATCACGGGTCCATGGCGACGATCGACGAGAGCTGGGGCGCCGTCAACGCCGCGATCACCGAGCGTGGCGCAGAGGCGGTAGGACCATGCCGAGAGGTCTACCTGCAGTCCGAATCCGAAGACCAGGCTGACTGGATCACCGAGTTGCAGCAGCCGGTCTCGGCGGGCTGA
- a CDS encoding MFS transporter, whose protein sequence is MTTVTAPHRLWRNTRYLTWLVSDTSKGLAAALFAFAIPLLALIVTNDPAQAGIIGGAGMVARLLLTLVGGILADRHPRIVLMLIGSLVGILFAGAFTLLALADALTFGTLLAANVLLAARSGLFDVAGESAIKEIVPDDAMGRAQAANQGRDAALQLAGGPLGGLLLGVGGWLVGVVMTLCHAVAAVTAWVLKREARRSGIVDAGAEADRVGADAATSTAAAPSTTAAPALNARDGLGSSTELSAEVAVVAAPATPDAWSELREGFRWLLSRADLGGVLLIITIINLGFNAAITTTIYALQQDGYSELLIGSLSAAVGAVMLVGAVIAPMLVPRFRAGIIAISGLSVVAVGAIVLSTVTEPWAIVVVLGASVLLLPALNAGMMGYFMVATPTQLLGRANSAAAVLGMGAMPLAPMIAGFGLTWIGREATILVCAALCVIAVALALGNRALRGLPVESQWAEHAKQYENT, encoded by the coding sequence ATGACGACCGTGACCGCACCGCACCGCCTGTGGCGCAACACCCGATACCTGACCTGGCTCGTGAGCGACACGAGCAAGGGACTCGCGGCCGCGCTGTTCGCCTTCGCCATTCCTCTGCTCGCCCTGATCGTCACGAACGACCCCGCCCAGGCCGGCATCATCGGCGGTGCCGGCATGGTCGCGCGGCTCCTGCTGACCCTCGTCGGCGGCATCCTCGCCGACCGGCATCCTCGTATCGTCCTGATGTTGATCGGCTCCCTCGTCGGCATCCTGTTCGCGGGCGCCTTCACGCTGCTCGCCCTCGCCGATGCGCTCACCTTCGGCACCCTTCTCGCCGCCAACGTGCTGCTCGCCGCGCGCAGCGGACTGTTCGACGTCGCCGGCGAGAGCGCCATCAAGGAGATCGTCCCCGACGACGCGATGGGCCGGGCCCAGGCAGCGAACCAGGGGCGGGATGCCGCGCTGCAGCTCGCCGGCGGACCGCTGGGCGGTCTGTTGCTGGGCGTCGGCGGATGGCTGGTCGGCGTCGTGATGACGCTCTGCCATGCGGTCGCCGCGGTGACGGCATGGGTGCTGAAGAGGGAGGCCCGCCGCTCCGGGATCGTCGATGCGGGAGCGGAGGCCGATCGCGTGGGAGCGGATGCCGCGACGTCGACCGCCGCCGCGCCGTCGACCACTGCCGCGCCCGCCCTCAATGCGCGCGATGGCCTCGGTTCTTCGACAGAGCTGAGCGCCGAGGTCGCCGTGGTCGCCGCCCCCGCCACACCCGACGCGTGGTCCGAGCTTCGGGAGGGGTTCCGGTGGCTGCTCTCTCGCGCCGACCTCGGCGGCGTGCTGCTGATCATCACGATCATCAACCTCGGCTTCAACGCCGCAATCACGACCACGATCTACGCCCTGCAGCAGGACGGCTACTCGGAGCTGCTCATCGGCTCGCTGAGCGCGGCCGTCGGCGCCGTGATGCTCGTCGGTGCGGTCATCGCGCCGATGCTCGTGCCGCGCTTCCGGGCAGGGATCATCGCGATCAGCGGGCTGTCGGTCGTCGCCGTCGGCGCCATCGTGCTGTCGACGGTCACCGAGCCGTGGGCCATCGTCGTCGTGCTGGGCGCATCGGTGCTGCTGCTTCCGGCCTTGAACGCGGGGATGATGGGCTACTTCATGGTCGCGACCCCCACCCAGCTGCTCGGGCGCGCGAACAGCGCGGCCGCCGTTCTGGGGATGGGCGCGATGCCGCTCGCGCCCATGATCGCCGGCTTCGGACTCACCTGGATCGGCCGCGAGGCGACGATCCTCGTGTGCGCCGCGCTCTGCGTCATCGCCGTCGCGCTCGCCCTCGGCAACCGCGCGCTGCGCGGGTTGCCCGTGGAATCGCAGTGGGCCGAGCACGCGAAGCAGTACGAGAACACCTGA
- a CDS encoding helix-turn-helix domain-containing protein, producing MTESQSGEDQVWMTTAMLKAYAHPLRRQMIRLFARREHLRAADVAEDLGVAPNSASFHLRVLADAGLIEEAPEHARDRRDRVWKSRKGSINLGGPEHPVPDEALGTAMVRSLAEDHQEMMARVIAWTPEYLSGRATEIHAAFSQRMVRLTESEFDAVMERVQEVITEAVDAHDPNDPDGRPWQIDILAADDTI from the coding sequence ATGACGGAGTCGCAGAGCGGAGAAGACCAGGTCTGGATGACCACGGCCATGCTCAAGGCCTATGCGCACCCGCTGCGGCGTCAGATGATCCGGCTCTTCGCGCGCCGCGAGCACCTCCGTGCAGCCGACGTGGCGGAAGACCTCGGCGTCGCCCCGAACAGCGCGAGCTTTCACCTGCGGGTCCTCGCCGATGCCGGGCTGATCGAAGAGGCGCCGGAGCACGCGAGAGATCGCCGCGACCGGGTCTGGAAGTCGCGCAAGGGGTCGATCAACCTCGGCGGCCCCGAGCATCCGGTGCCGGACGAGGCGCTGGGGACCGCGATGGTGCGCTCGCTCGCCGAAGACCATCAGGAGATGATGGCGCGGGTGATCGCCTGGACCCCCGAGTACCTCTCCGGACGCGCGACCGAGATCCACGCCGCGTTCTCGCAGCGCATGGTGCGGCTGACCGAGTCCGAGTTCGACGCGGTGATGGAGCGTGTGCAGGAGGTCATCACCGAAGCGGTCGACGCGCACGATCCGAACGATCCCGACGGGCGTCCCTGGCAGATCGACATCCTCGCCGCCGACGACACCATCTGA
- a CDS encoding FUSC family protein: MTDIRTRWRARRVGAGRSIREAVHPARLLLVAKTTLAVGLAWMIAPHMPGVTEQYPYYAPLGALVSMYPTLMGSVRSGLQTLIGLATGIGLAFLVVMTVGPNWWTIPVVVGIGVLVSGTGWFGAGREYVPIAALFVLIVGGQNADDYSLGYLVQMAVGVVIGLIVNVVIAPAPLTLAASAQVDEFRSQLSAHLEDIGAAVSESWPPEHQQWANDAASLADTTAALRSALAEADDSRRGNPRAWGRRGETRHIHEELARLDRIAHLIRDISDEIADTIWDRPGALDLDPALPEPLSAACRAVADVIAQQDPVDSADHRARGEAARAIRLLLETVDDRTIRQHRSMGPGVLAAMHLRRILIVSGHREPEEETPEPRETPEPTETPEPQAETSETEASEPEGDRATRD; this comes from the coding sequence GTGACCGACATCAGAACGCGATGGCGCGCACGCCGTGTGGGCGCGGGCCGGTCGATCCGCGAGGCGGTGCACCCCGCACGCCTGCTCCTGGTCGCCAAGACGACGCTCGCCGTCGGACTCGCCTGGATGATCGCGCCGCACATGCCCGGCGTCACGGAGCAGTACCCCTACTACGCGCCGCTCGGCGCCCTCGTGAGCATGTACCCCACGCTGATGGGATCGGTGCGCTCGGGACTGCAGACGCTGATCGGCCTCGCCACCGGCATCGGGCTGGCATTCCTGGTGGTCATGACCGTCGGTCCGAACTGGTGGACGATCCCCGTGGTCGTCGGGATCGGCGTGCTGGTCTCGGGTACCGGCTGGTTCGGCGCGGGCCGGGAGTATGTGCCGATCGCCGCGCTTTTCGTGCTGATCGTCGGCGGGCAGAACGCCGACGACTACTCGCTCGGATATCTCGTGCAGATGGCCGTCGGCGTCGTCATCGGCCTGATCGTGAATGTGGTGATCGCCCCTGCTCCCCTCACCCTCGCGGCCTCGGCGCAGGTCGACGAGTTCCGTTCGCAGCTGAGCGCGCACCTCGAGGACATCGGTGCCGCCGTGTCGGAATCCTGGCCTCCCGAGCACCAGCAGTGGGCGAATGATGCCGCATCCCTCGCCGACACCACGGCCGCCCTGCGCTCGGCGCTGGCCGAGGCCGACGACAGCCGACGCGGCAATCCCCGGGCATGGGGCCGCCGCGGCGAGACCCGGCACATCCACGAAGAGCTGGCCCGTCTCGACCGGATCGCCCATCTCATCCGCGACATCTCGGACGAGATCGCCGACACCATCTGGGACCGTCCGGGGGCTCTCGATCTCGACCCCGCGCTTCCCGAGCCGCTGTCGGCCGCGTGCCGGGCCGTCGCCGACGTGATCGCGCAGCAGGATCCGGTCGACTCCGCAGACCATCGGGCGCGTGGCGAGGCGGCGCGTGCGATCCGGCTGCTGCTCGAGACGGTCGACGACCGCACGATCCGGCAGCATCGCTCCATGGGGCCTGGCGTGCTCGCCGCGATGCACCTTCGTCGCATCCTGATCGTCAGCGGCCACCGGGAGCCGGAGGAGGAGACGCCGGAGCCGAGGGAGACACCGGAGCCGACGGAGACGCCGGAGCCGCAAGCCGAGACGTCCGAGACGGAGGCCTCGGAGCCCGAGGGCGACCGGGCCACCCGCGACTGA
- a CDS encoding ABC transporter ATP-binding protein, which produces MTAVIEVQNLTKRYKDTRALDNISLSLEGGAIYGLLGRNGAGKTTLMSILTAQNFESSGTVRVFGEHPYENSRVLNRVCFVREGQKYPDDAYPRHAFAAARLFFENWDQDLADELIAEFQLPMKQTIKKLSRGQLSAVGVIIGLASRADLTFFDEPYLGLDAVARQIFYDRLLADYAEHPRTIVLSSHLIDEVSNLIEKVIVIDSGRIILNEDTDAVRDRAVTVVGDAEAVDAWASGREILHREALGRVASVTVLGALSAAERAEVTASGLDLTPVSLQQLVVRLTQKAEAADRASTAKEGVL; this is translated from the coding sequence ATGACCGCCGTCATCGAGGTGCAGAACCTCACGAAGCGCTACAAAGACACCCGCGCGCTCGACAACATCTCGCTCAGCCTCGAAGGGGGCGCCATCTACGGTCTCCTCGGCCGCAACGGCGCGGGCAAGACGACACTCATGTCGATCCTCACCGCCCAGAACTTCGAGTCCTCCGGAACCGTGCGCGTCTTCGGGGAGCACCCCTACGAGAACTCGCGGGTGCTGAACCGCGTGTGCTTCGTGCGCGAGGGCCAGAAGTACCCGGATGACGCCTACCCGCGTCATGCCTTCGCCGCGGCGCGCCTGTTCTTCGAGAACTGGGATCAGGATCTCGCCGACGAGCTGATCGCGGAGTTCCAGCTGCCGATGAAGCAGACGATCAAGAAGCTCTCGCGGGGCCAGCTGTCGGCGGTCGGAGTCATCATCGGACTCGCCTCCCGCGCCGATCTCACGTTCTTCGACGAGCCGTACCTCGGTCTCGACGCGGTGGCTCGGCAGATCTTCTACGACCGGCTGCTCGCGGACTACGCCGAGCATCCGCGCACCATCGTGCTGTCCTCGCACCTGATCGACGAGGTCTCGAACCTCATCGAGAAGGTCATCGTGATCGACAGCGGTCGCATCATCCTCAACGAGGACACGGATGCCGTGCGCGACCGCGCCGTCACCGTGGTCGGCGATGCGGAGGCGGTCGACGCCTGGGCCTCCGGCCGCGAGATCCTGCACCGCGAGGCCCTCGGACGCGTGGCCTCGGTCACCGTGCTCGGGGCGCTCTCCGCCGCGGAGCGGGCCGAGGTCACGGCGTCCGGCCTCGATCTGACGCCCGTCTCGCTGCAGCAGCTGGTGGTCCGTCTCACCCAGAAGGCCGAGGCAGCCGACAGAGCCTCGACCGCGAAGGAAGGAGTCCTCTGA
- a CDS encoding GntR family transcriptional regulator: MIDEGKPLFLQIAEQIEDSILDGSLSEEAQAPSTNELAGFYRINPATAAKGVAMLTDKGVLYKRRGIGMFVASGARDLVLGERRAAFADRFIDPLLSEARTLGLGAEDLAALLRERAAQTIADPATPRAEGKTGA; this comes from the coding sequence GTGATCGACGAAGGCAAGCCGCTCTTCCTCCAGATCGCCGAGCAGATCGAGGACTCGATCCTCGACGGCTCATTGTCCGAGGAGGCGCAGGCCCCGTCGACCAACGAGCTCGCCGGCTTCTACCGGATCAACCCCGCGACCGCAGCGAAGGGAGTCGCCATGCTCACCGACAAGGGAGTGCTGTACAAGCGCCGCGGCATCGGCATGTTCGTCGCATCCGGGGCTCGGGATCTCGTGCTCGGCGAGCGCCGGGCGGCCTTCGCCGACCGCTTCATCGACCCCCTCCTCTCCGAGGCCCGCACGCTCGGGCTCGGAGCCGAGGACCTCGCCGCCCTCCTTCGCGAGCGTGCGGCACAGACCATCGCAGATCCCGCCACACCCCGAGCAGAAGGGAAGACCGGAGCATGA